The Populus trichocarpa isolate Nisqually-1 chromosome 11, P.trichocarpa_v4.1, whole genome shotgun sequence genome has a segment encoding these proteins:
- the LOC18103453 gene encoding B3 domain-containing transcription factor NGA1 — translation MEFGSGFSEEDQISRGKGLPFSSYSSSSSPSSSSSHQKTQLVVPLGQIFENHQMGSWLGNKYDQEDQDTSRFDESGASTAAKLDLMDVNDDEEGGRGESSCVVIEKEHMFDKVVTPSDVGKLNRLVIPKQHAEKYFPLDSSSNEKGLLLNFEDRNGKAWTFRYSYWNSSQSYVMTKGWSRFVKEKKLDAGDIVSFQRGVGELGKDRLYIDWRRRPDAPDHASHHQLYHHNLPFSSIPWSPLLMRPPTAPILPRDHLHLSNPNRNAYYNVGGSYYGHGYGNYNNVVNPCSSSESVFYMRSSAGAAVEPTPQQVGMGMVQWQLGGGGVVEPVVYESVPVVQGKAAAKKLRLFGVNMDCPITDQSDNYDRKLSSTTTAAATLPHNATIALQPTPQLASQSLQHPLHQLKLYRGTPLPELPPSNTQFLHKGKSSSSSSSMSLDLDI, via the coding sequence ATGGAGTTTGGGTCAGGTTTTAGTGAAGAAGATCAAATAAGTAGAGGAAAAGGACTCCCTTTTTCTTCATActcatcttcttcatctccttcatcttcttcttctcatcaAAAAACCCAACTTGTGGTCCCTTTAGGCCAAATCTTTGAGAACCACCAAATGGGTTCTTGGTTAGGCAACAAGTATGACCAAGAAGATCAAGATACATCAAGATTTGATGAGAGTGGAGCTTCCACCGCCGCAAAACTTGACCTTATGGATGtcaatgatgatgaagaagggGGCCGAGGAGAATCTAGCTGTGTGGTGATAGAAAAGGAGCACATGTTTGATAAGGTCGTAACTCCAAGTGATGTAGGAAAGCTAAATCGCCTTGTGATCCCAAAACAGCACGCAGAGAAGTACTTTCCTTTAGATTCATCATCGAATGAGAAGGGgcttttattgaattttgaggATAGGAATGGTAAAGCTTGGACATTTAGGTATTCGTACTGGAATAGTAGCCAGAGCTATGTTATGACTAAAGGTTGGAGCCGTTTTGTGAAGGAGAAGAAGCTTGATGCTGGTGATATTGTGTCGTTTCAAAGAGGGGTAGGTGAATTGGGTAAAGATCGTTTGTACATTGACTGGAGGCGCCGGCCGGATGCACCGGACCACGCCTCTCACCACCAACTCTACCACCACAACCTCCCTTTCTCATCAATCCCTTGGAGCCCTTTACTCATGCGCCCGCCAACAGCACCAATTTTGCCAAGGGACCACCTCCACTTGTCTAATCCTAATAGAAATGCCTATTACAATGTTGGTGGTAGTTATTATGGTCATGGATATGGTAATTATAACAATGTGGTAAACCCTTGTTCATCTTCTGAGTCAGTTTTTTACATGAGATCATCAGCAGGAGCAGCAGTTGAACCAACCCCACAACAAGTTGGAATGGGGATGGTGCAATGGCAGCTAGGAGGAGGTGGGGTTGTCGAGCCAGTGGTGTATGAGTCGGTGCCGGTAGTCCAAGGGAAAGCAGCGGCAAAGAAACTGAGGTTGTTTGGTGTAAACATGGATTGCCCCATTACTGATCAATCTGATAACTATGATCGCAAATTGTCCtcaacaacaacagcagcagcaacattaCCTCATAATGCTACTATTGCATTGCAGCCTACTCCTCAACTTGCTTCACAGTCTCTGCAACATCCCCTCCACCAATTGAAACTCTATAGAGGCACCCCACTACCAGAACTGCCACCCTCCAATACTCAATTTCTCCACAAAGGGAAGTCATcgtcatcctcctcctccatgtccTTGGATTTAGATATCTGA